A single Coregonus clupeaformis isolate EN_2021a chromosome 39, ASM2061545v1, whole genome shotgun sequence DNA region contains:
- the LOC121554356 gene encoding zinc finger protein OZF-like, protein MSKLQSFREFLNERLTAFAAVEISGAFAKTVAEYQEENDRLRRLLRISPEIQLCKIDSLQLSLSVSEEEVPPEQQHCEQEWSPSLGQEDPEPTQIKEEQEELRTSQEEEQLQGLDADIIGFIFTPPCVKSECDQEDPLWSLTLPQTQTVENRESDSKPVDLKPFGTVTHLKGLDIPCDPPDNQNNASSHSSAVSRDPVEFDSSPPLDPSPLLEKHCSKPSTTSRKTHNCRDCGETFALKADLQRHVTLTKKRLRKCRYCKKLYNSTCKLKTHVRLCHGGKPCTCSVCGKTFKQKGHLSRHMRIHTGEKPFSCGDCGKSFRLKGHLTRHKLIHTGENPFSCGDCGKRFSLKQHLTRHKLIHTGEKPFSCGDCGKSFNLKKTLTEHIRTHTGEKPFSCGDCGKSFSVKKTLIEHIRTHTGEKPYSCGDCGKSFSVKRNLTKHKLTHTGEKQHGCSVCGKRFIQKTNLLRHVKNNHKEREDEGTKKEN, encoded by the exons ATGTCTAAACTACAGTCGTTTCGAGAGTTTTTAAATGAGCGTTTAACAGCGTTTGCTGCTGTGGAGATTTCTGGGGCATTTGCGAAAACAGTAGCGGAGTACCAGGAGGAGAATGATCGACTACGGAGACTGCTGCGGATCTCACCGGAGATACAACTATGTAAAATAG actccctgcagctctctctctctgtctctgaagaggaggttccccctgagcagcagcactgtgagcaggagtggagccccagtctggggcaggaggacccagagcccacacagattaaagaggaacaggaggaactcaggaccagtcaggaggaagagcagcttcaagGGCTGGATGCTGATATCATAGGGTTCATATTTACTCCTCCCTGTGTGAAAAGTGAATGTGATCAGGAGGACCCACTTTGGTCCTTGACTCTTCCCCAAACCCAGActgtggagaacagagagagtgactCTAAACCAGTGGATCTCAAACCTTTTGGCACTGTGACCCACCTAAAGGGTCTGGACATTCCCTGTGACCCTCCAGATAATCAGAACAATGCCTCCAGCCACAGCTCAGCCGTAAGCAGAGACCCAGTAGAATTTGACAGCAGTCCACCATTGGATCCCAGCCCACTATTGGAGAAACACTGTTCCAAACCCAGCACCACATCTAGAAAAACTCACAACTGCCGTGACTGTGGTGAAACGTTTGCTCTGAAAGCTGACCTGCAGAGGCATGTGACTCTCACCAAGAAGAGACTCAGGAAATGCCGCTACTGCAAAAAACTCTACAACTCCACCTGTAAACTGAAGACTCATGTCAGACTCTGTCATGGTGGAAAACCCTGCACCTGCTCGGTTTGTGGCAAGACCTTCAAACAAAAAGGTCATCTGTCCAGGCATATGagaattcacacaggagagaaaccgtttagctgtggtgactgtgggaaaagcttccGTCTGAAGGGGCATCTAACCAGGCACAAACTGATTCACACAGGGGAAAAtccatttagctgtggtgactgtgggaaaagaTTCAGTCTCAAACAGCACCTAACCAGACACAAActgattcacacaggagagaaaccttttagctgtggtgactgtgggaaaagcttcaatCTCAAGAAGACACTAACTGAACATATacggactcacacaggagagaaaccttttagctgtggtgactgtggaaaAAGCTTCAGTGTCAAGAAGACACTAATTGAACATATacggactcacacaggagagaaaccgtatagctgtggtgactgtgggaaaagcttcagtGTCAAGAGGAACCTAACCAAGCACaaactgactcacacaggagagaaacaacATGGCTGCTCAGTCTGTGGTAAAAGATTCATTCAGAAGACTAATCTGTTGAGGCATGTCAAAAACAACCACAAAGAAAGAGAAGATGAAGGAACAAAGAAAGAAAATTAG